Part of the Kitasatospora sp. NBC_00374 genome is shown below.
GACGACGGGCGTGTTTCGCCCGGGACCGGCTCGGGTTTGGTGAGAACCGTCACAACCGGCCGGATCGCGCCTGTTCCATACCGCTTTCACAGGCGCCGCGCCATGGGTGTGAGCACCGGAGGGGGCCCACACCTTCGGGTGAATCGGCTCAGTGGCCGGCCGGCACCGGGAGCGGCCGCTTCTCGATCGCGGCGGCCATGATGTCCGGGAAGGCGTCCGGGGTGCAGGCGAAGGCCGGGGCCCCGAGCGCGGCGAGCGCGGCGGCGTGCGCGTGGTCGTACGCCGGGGCCCCCTCGTCGGAGAGCGCGAGCAGGGCGATGAACTGGACGCCCGAGGCCTTCATCGCGGCGACCCGCTTGAGCATCTCGTTGCGGATGCCGCCCTCGTAGAGGTCACTGATCAGCACCACGATCGTCTCGGACGGCCTGGTGATCTTCGACTGGCAGTAGGCCAGCGCGCGGTTGATGTCGGTGCCGCCGCCGAGCTGGGTCGCGAACAGCACGTCCACCGGGTCGGTCAGCTGCTCGGTCAGGTCGACCACCGAGGTGTCGAAGACCACCAGCCGGGTGTCCAGGCTGTGCATCGAGGCGAGCACCGCGCCGAAGACCGCCGAGTGCACCACCGAGGCGGCCATCGAACCGGACTGGTCGATGCAGAGGATCACGTCCTTCTTGACCGCCCGCTGGGCGCGTGCGTAGCCGACCAGCCGCTCGGGGACGACCGTGCGGTGCTCGGGCAGGTAGTTCTTCAGGTTGGCCCGGATCGTGCGGCCCCAGTCGATGTCGCTGTGCCGGGGGCGGTTGACCTTGGCACTGCGGTCCAGGGCACCGCCCAGGGTCGAGCGGGTGCGGTCGGCCAGCCGGCGCTCCAGCTCGGCCACCACCTTGCCGACCACCGCACGGGCGGTCTCCCGGGTGGTCTCGGGCAGGGCGTGCTTGAGCGACAGCAGGGTGCCGACCAGGTGCACGTCCGGTTCGACCGCCTCCAGCATCTCGGGCTCCAGCAGCAGCCGGTCCAGGCCGAGGCGGGTGATGGCGTCCTGCTGCATCAGCTGGACCACCGAGGTCGGGAAGTACTCGCGGATGTCGCCGAGCCAGCGCGCCACCTGCGGGGCCGAGCCGCCCAGGCCGGCGCTGCGGCCCCCGGACCGGCCCTGGCCCTGGCCCTGGCCCGGCTCGGTGCCCCGGTAGAGCGCGGCCAGGGCGCCGTCCATCGCCGCGTCCCGCCCGCCGAGGGTGCAGCCCGTCCCGTCGGCCTCCCCGCCGAGGACGAGCCGCCACCGGCGCAGCCGCTCGGCGGCGGGGTCGGCCGGGGCCTGGACGGGGTTCGGCTGCGTGCTGGTCATCTGACACTCCTTCGGTGCTGACGGGTCGGCGGTCGGTGCGGGCGCCGGGCCGGGTGGTCCCCTCCACCACCCGGCCCGGCGGCGCGGTTCAGCCGGCCCGGCGGTCGGCCTGCCTCGGGATCCGGACCGGCGCGGCCGGCAGGCCCAGCAGCAGGGCGAGGGTGGGCAGCGCGGCGTCGGCCCGGGTCTGGTCGAGGTCGGCGGTGGCCGCCGTGGCCGGCGCGGCGGGGCGGCCCAGCGGGCCGGCCGCGACCCGCTCGCCGACGGTGCGCCGGACGCCCGCCTCCAGGGCGGAGAACGTCCGGCGCAGCACCGGCAGCAGATCGGTGAAGGTCTCCGGGCGCACCCCGGCCAGCCAGTCGTCGAGCAGGGCCAGCAGCCGGGTGTCGTGCAGCAGCAGCGCACCGCCGCCGGCCAGGAACCCCTCGACCCAGCCGGCCGCGTCGGCCGGTGTGCCGCCCGGCGAGAGCACCAGGCCGAGCCGGCGGCCGGCCTCCTCGGTGTCCAGCCGGGTGTCGTCCAGCAGCAGCCGTACCGAGCGCCCGCGCAGCAGGCCCGGGGCACCCGTGGCCGGGCCGGCGGACGGCTCCCGGGCGGCCAGGGAGTGCAGGGCGCCGGCCCAGCGGTCGGCGATCGGGTCGTCCGGGTCGTCCTCCGCGGCCAGCAGGCCGACGGCCGCGTGCACCGCGTCCAGGTGCGAGCGCATTGCGTTGGCACCGTCCGCGTCCAGGCCGGTGCAGGCGGCCGGAAGGCCGACGCAGACCCGTTCGGCGAGGCCGCGGGCGACCTTGGCCAGGGCCGCACTGTCGGTGCCGCGCACATCGCCGTAGCGCAGCGCCCTCACCAGCGCCGGCAGCGCGGCCGCGAGGTGGGCGACGTCGGTGTCCAGCGCGGCGCGGTCCGCCAGCAGGCGCATCACGGCGGGCAGCGCGGCGGGGAGCGCGGCGAGCAGGCAGCGTTCGGCGAGCGCCGTGAGGGCGGCCAGCTCGGTGGCCGCGGCGGCCTGGCCGACGGCCTTGCCGGTGGCCGCGTCCTCCACCGTGGTGCCCCAGTGAGCGGCCTCGACCACCCGGACGGCGAACTCGGGCTCCCAGCGCAGCCGCCAGGTCTCCCGGAAGGTGCCGGTGGAGTTGACGGCCGATCGGCTCGGGGTGCCCCAGTCGATGCCGAGCAGGCGCAGCCGGTGCAGCAGGGTCGAGCGCTCGGCGTCCAGCTCCCTGCGCAGGTCGAGGACGAGCTCGCGGTCGGTCGGCTCGGGCTTGAGCCGCAGGCTGCGCTGGAGCCGGGCGAGGTCGCGCTGGAGCGGGACGGCGGGGGCCGCGTCCGGCACCTCGCCGAGGGCGTCGCCGACCACCAGCCGGTCGTGCACCAGGGCGAGGGCGACGTCGGAGCCGTCGCACATGACGGACCGGACGGCGTCCAGTGTCTCGGTGAGCCCGGCCAGCGGGCGTCCGCGCATCGCGGCGAGCGTGTCGGCCAACCGGACGGCCTCGATGACGTGGGCGGAGGAGACCGGGTGGTCCTCGGCCCGCAGCAGCTCGGCGACCCGGGTCATCCAGCGGGCGACGGTGTCCCGCTCGGTGGCGAACAGGTGGTGGTACCAGCCGGGCGAGTCGATGCCGGCGCCGTACCCGGTGTGCTGGGAGAGCCTGCGGTGCGTCCAGGGCACCCAGGTGATCTCGGCCTTCACCTTCTTCGGCAGGGCGGCCAGCAGGGCCTTGTCGTGCGCCGCCGTCGGCATGTCCCGCAGGGCCGGGACGTGCCAGGCCCCGCAGACCACCGCGACCCGGGTGTGCCCGGCGCGGCGGGCGGCCCGCAGCTGCTGGCGCATGTACGCCTCCCGCAGCTCGTCCCGGCGGCCGGCCGGGACGCCGTCGCGCAGCGCGGTCATCGCCTCCGCCACGGCCTCGAACGGGGCGAGTGCGTCGGCGCCGGGGGCGCGGTGCTCGACCACGTCCTCCCACCAGCGCTCGGGGTCGTCGTGGCCGGCGGCCTCGGCGAGGGCGGCGATCGGGTCCGTGGCGGGGCCGTCCTGCTCCCCGGACGTGCCCCCCGGCCCGCCCGGGACGGGAGCGTCGGCGGCAAGGCTGTGGGCGGCCGGCAGGTCGATGAAGCGGACCGGGACCTGGTGCTCGACCGCGTACCGCAGTGCCACCCACTCCGGGGAGAAGACCGCGAACGGCCAGAACGCGGCCCGGGCCGGGTCGTCGACCACGTGCGCGAGCAGGGCGACCGGCGGTACGAGGTCCTTCTCGGCGGCCAGCGCGGTGAGGCCGTCGGCCTCCGGCGGGCCCTCGATCAGCACCGCGTCGGGGCGCAGCTGCTCCAGCGCGGCGGCCACGGCACGGGCCGAACCGGGGCCGTGGTGCCGGATGCCGAGCAGCGTCGGTCCGTTGGTCATGTCGGTCCACCTCCTCCGGAGTGCTGGGGTCAGTTGGAGTGCTCGCGGGCGGCGCGGTAGAAGTCCTTCCAGCCGTCCCGCTCGCGGACCACGCCCTCGACGTACTCGCGCCACACGGCCCGGTCGGCGACCGGGTCGCGGACCACCGCGCCGAGGATGCCGCCGGCCACGTCGCCCGCGCGCAGCACGCCGTCGCCGAAGTGGGTGGCCAGGGCGAGGCCGTTGGTGACCACCGAGATCGCCTCGGCGGTGGACAGGGTGCCGCTCGGGGTCTTGACCTTCGTGCGGCCGTCGGCGGTGACGCCGGCGCGCAGCTCGCGGAAGACCGTGACGACCCGGCGGATCTCCTCGGCGCCCCCGGGCAGCTCCGGCAGGTCGAGCGAGCGGCCGAGCTGGCCGACCCGGCGGGTGACGATGTCGACCTCCTCGTCCAGGGTGGCGGGCAGCGGCAGGATGACGGTGTTGAAGCGCCGGCGCAGGGCGCTGGACAGCTCGTTGACGCCCCGGTCGCGGTCGTTGGCGGTGGCGATCAGGTTGAAACCGCGGACGGCCTGGGTCTCGGCGCCCAGCTCGGGGATCGGCAGGGTCTTCTCGGACAGGATGGTGATCAGGCTGTCCTGGACGTCGGCGGGGATGCGGGTGAGCTCCTCGACCCGGGCGATCTTGCCGTCCGCCATCGCCCGCATCAGCGGGGACGGCACCAGGGCGTCGCGGCTCGGGCCGTGGGCGAGCAGCTGGGCGTAGTTCCAGCCGTAGCGGACGGCCTCCTCGGGTGTGCCGGCGGTGCCCTGGACGAGGAGCGTGGAGTCGCCGCTGATCGCGGCGGCCAGGTGCTCGGAGACCCAGGTCTTGGCGGTGCCGGGCACGCCGAGCAGCAGCAGCGCCCGGTCGGTGGCCAGGGTGGTGACGGCGACCTCGACGATCCGGCGCGGGCCGACGTACTTGGGGGTGATCACGGTGCCGTCGGGGAGCTCGCCGCCGAGCAGGTAGGTGGCGACCGCCCAGGGCGACAGCCGCCAGCGCTCGGGGCGCGGACGGTCGTCCCGGGCGGCGAGCGCGGCCAGCTCGGCGCCGAAGGCGTCCTCGGCGTGCTGCCTGAGGACCTCGCCCGGCGCGGCGGCGGTGGGTTCGGTGGCAGGGGTTTCGGTGGTCATCATCGGCTCCTGGATGCGGGCCGCCGGGCACGGCTGTGGCAGGGCACGGGCGGCTCAGGGGGTAGGTGGGGACCATCGGCGCGGAGGTCGTACAGGCGTTCGCGGCCTGTGGGAACAACCATGCACCGGCCCACTGACAACGCCGCCCGCACCACCGCGGCGGACCTCTGACGGACCGTCGGCGGGTGCCGGGCGTTGTCAGTGGCGGCGCCTAGCGTCGTGGGCATGGAGGAACGCTGGAGCACCGAACACGTCCTTTCCCTCGCACCCGACCAGGCCTCGCTGAAGGCCGCCGGCAAGCTGTCCGGGCCGGCTCCCTGGTCCGGTACCGGCTGGGAGCAGGGCGTGCTGTGGGGGCTGTGCAAGGGCAGCGGGAGCACGCCGTACCGGGCCGCCGTGGAGCTGGCCACGCCCGCCTACAAGTGCAGCTGCCCGAGCCGGAAGTTCCCGTGCAAGCACGTCCTGGGCCTGCTCCTGCTCTGGAGCGCCGGCACGGTCGAGGCCACCGAGGACGCCGGGCAACCCGACTGGGTGGCCGAGTGGATGACGGGCCGGCAGGCCGCGGTCGAGCAGAAGGCCGCCCGGCAGCAGGCCCGGACGGAGGCCGATCCGGCAGCCGCCCGGCGGCGGGCCGAGCGGCGCTCGGCCCGGGTCGCGGCGGGCGCGGGGGAGCTGCGGCTGCGGCTCGCCGACGGCGTCCGCCGCGGCCTGGCCGACCACGGCGCCTCGGCGGCCGACTGGGAGCAGGTGGCGGCCCGGATGGTGGACGCCCAGGCTCCCGGTCTGGCCACCCGGGTCCGAAAGCTGACCCATACGCCGCAGTCCGGCCTGCTGGCCGGCTACGCCCTGCTGCACCTGCTGGCGGGCGCCTACGCCCGGGTCGACGAACTGCCCGAGGAGCTGGCCGCGACGGTCCGCACCAGGGTCGGTTTCACGGCCGACACCGCCGACCTGCTGGCCGGCCCGACCGTCCGGGACCGGTGGCAGGTGCTCGGCAGCCGGGACACCGCGGACGAGCGGCTGACCACCCGCCGGCTGTGGCTGCGCGGCGCCAAGACCGGCCGCCCCGCCCTGCTGCTGGCCTTCGGCCGGCCGGGCCAGGCCCCCGAACTCGCCCTCCCCACCGGGCAGGTGCTGGAGGCCGAGCTGGCCTTCCACCCGGGCGCCCGGCCGCTGCGCGCCGTGCTCGGCCCGCGGTACGGCGCGCCCGAGGCCGGGCCCGCGGAGCCGCCCGCCGGGTTCTCCCCCGCCGAGGCGATGGCCGCCTACGGCACGGCGGTGGCGGCGGACCCGTGGCTGGAGTCCTGGCCGGTGGTGCTGAGCGACGTGGTGCCCGTCCTGGGCCCCGAGGGCTGGCAGCTGACGGACGGCCGCAGCGCCGTCCCGGTGCGCCGCGGCTCGGTGCCCGAGCAGGCGCTGTGGCGGCTGGCGGCGGTCTCGGCCGGGCATCCGGTCACGCTGTTCGGCGAGTGCGGGCACGCCGGGTTCGCCCCGGTGACGGCCTGGGCGGAGCACGGTCGGCCGGTCGGGGTGGGCCAGTGAGGCGCCCGCCGGTGAACCACCCGTCGGCGAGCGACCCACCGGTGGACCGCCCCGAAACCCCGTCCCTGTACTCGGATCCGACCGGAGGCCGGCCATGACCACCCCCACCGCAACCCTCGGGCCCGCCGCGGACGGCTGGGCCGAGCTGGAGACCGCCGCCCTGCTGGGCACCGACCGTCGGCCGCTGCCGGATCCGGCCGGGCCGCCCGCGCTGCTGGCGGCGGCCGGCGCCGTCGACCGCACCGACCCGGCGGTCGCCCTGCTGGACCTGGCCGCGCTCGCCGCCGTCCGCCGCCGGGCGGGCGGGCAGGCGCTGCCGGCCCCCGAGCTGCCGGCGGCCGCGCCCCCGGACGACCGCCGCGAGCTGCCCCGGGCGGCGGCCCACCGCCTGGCGGTGCTGGTCGGCGGGCGGACGGCCGGCGCCGCGCCGGCCAACCTGGCCGAGCTGCTGCCGCAGTGGCTCGGCGCGGCCCTGGAGCGCGGCTACCGGCTGCCGCCCGCGCTCGTCCCGGCGCTGCTGGACGCGGCGCGGGCCCGCAGCGAGCTGCGCGGCGACGTGGTGGCGCTGGCCGGGCCGCTGGGCCGCTGGCTGGCGGAGCGCAATCCGGACTGGCGTTTCGTCCACCGGACGGCCGCCGAGTCGGTACCGGGCCCGGCCGGTCCGCAGATCTGGCAGGAGGGCCTGTTCGCGGAGCGGGTGACGTATCTGGCCAGGCTCCGCCGCGAACGCCCCGAGGAGGCGCTGCAGCTGCTGGGGTCGACCTGGGCGACCGAGCGCGCCGAGGACCGGGTGCTGTTCCTGGACGCCCTGCAGGACGGCCTCGGCGCGGCCGACGAGCCGTTCCTGGAGGCGGCGCTGACCGATCGCAGCAAGAACGTCCGGGCGACCGCCGCCGAGCTGCTCTCCACCCTCCCCGGCTCCGCACTCGCCACCCGGATGGCGGAGCGCGCCCGTACCGCGGTACGCCTGGAGGGGCGCCGGCTGACGGTCAGTCCGCCCGTCGAGTGCGATGCCGGGATGCAGCGCGACGGCATACCGCCCAAGTCGCCGACGGGCCGGGGTGAGCGTGCGTGGTGGTTCGGCGAGATCGTCGCGGCCGCACCGCTGTCGCTCTGGCCCGCCGACACCGGGCTCGGCCCCGAGCAACTGCTGCGGCTGCCGGTCGGCGACGGCGAGAGCGACTGGACGGACGACCTGCGGGAGGCCTGGGCCAGGGCGGCCGTCCGCCAGCAGGACGCCGACTGGGCCCGGGCCCTGCTCGGCCCGGTGCCGCGTCCCGGGCACCCCGGCCGGACGGCGGGCTCGCCCGCCCGGCTGCTCTCCGTACTGCCCGTCGCCGAGCGGGCCGCCTGGGCGGCCGCGTTCGTCCGCGCCCACGGCCTCGGCGACGCGTTCCAACTGCTCGGCGCCTGCGGCACACCGTGGACGCCACCGCTGTCCACCGCCGTGGTGGCCGCGTTGGAGCGGGCCGCCGGGTCCGGCGCGTACCCGTGGAGCCACAGCGGGGTGCTGGGCATGACGGAGCGCGCGCTGGCACCCGAGGCCGCCCCGGCGGTGGAGGCGCTGGCCGCGGACGCCGCACCCGATACCGCCTGGGCGGAGACCTTCACCAGGCTGGCCGGGACGCTGCGCTTCCGCGCCGCGATGCTGGCCGAGCTGGACGGGTGACGAGAGGTCAGCCGGCGCTGCGGAGGTTGGCCTCGACCCAGGACACCACGTCCTGGGTCGGGGTGCCCGGGGTGAAGATGTCGGCGACGCCGAGTGCCTTGAGCTCGACGATGTCCTCGGGCGGCACGATCCCGCCGCAGAACACCTTGATGTCCTCGGCGTCGCGCTCGCGCAGCAGCTCCAGCACCTTGGCGCAGAGGGTCATGTGTGCGCCGGAGAGGATCGACAGGCCGATGCCGTCGGCG
Proteins encoded:
- a CDS encoding VWA domain-containing protein → MTSTQPNPVQAPADPAAERLRRWRLVLGGEADGTGCTLGGRDAAMDGALAALYRGTEPGQGQGQGRSGGRSAGLGGSAPQVARWLGDIREYFPTSVVQLMQQDAITRLGLDRLLLEPEMLEAVEPDVHLVGTLLSLKHALPETTRETARAVVGKVVAELERRLADRTRSTLGGALDRSAKVNRPRHSDIDWGRTIRANLKNYLPEHRTVVPERLVGYARAQRAVKKDVILCIDQSGSMAASVVHSAVFGAVLASMHSLDTRLVVFDTSVVDLTEQLTDPVDVLFATQLGGGTDINRALAYCQSKITRPSETIVVLISDLYEGGIRNEMLKRVAAMKASGVQFIALLALSDEGAPAYDHAHAAALAALGAPAFACTPDAFPDIMAAAIEKRPLPVPAGH
- a CDS encoding DUF5682 family protein, which codes for MTNGPTLLGIRHHGPGSARAVAAALEQLRPDAVLIEGPPEADGLTALAAEKDLVPPVALLAHVVDDPARAAFWPFAVFSPEWVALRYAVEHQVPVRFIDLPAAHSLAADAPVPGGPGGTSGEQDGPATDPIAALAEAAGHDDPERWWEDVVEHRAPGADALAPFEAVAEAMTALRDGVPAGRRDELREAYMRQQLRAARRAGHTRVAVVCGAWHVPALRDMPTAAHDKALLAALPKKVKAEITWVPWTHRRLSQHTGYGAGIDSPGWYHHLFATERDTVARWMTRVAELLRAEDHPVSSAHVIEAVRLADTLAAMRGRPLAGLTETLDAVRSVMCDGSDVALALVHDRLVVGDALGEVPDAAPAVPLQRDLARLQRSLRLKPEPTDRELVLDLRRELDAERSTLLHRLRLLGIDWGTPSRSAVNSTGTFRETWRLRWEPEFAVRVVEAAHWGTTVEDAATGKAVGQAAAATELAALTALAERCLLAALPAALPAVMRLLADRAALDTDVAHLAAALPALVRALRYGDVRGTDSAALAKVARGLAERVCVGLPAACTGLDADGANAMRSHLDAVHAAVGLLAAEDDPDDPIADRWAGALHSLAAREPSAGPATGAPGLLRGRSVRLLLDDTRLDTEEAGRRLGLVLSPGGTPADAAGWVEGFLAGGGALLLHDTRLLALLDDWLAGVRPETFTDLLPVLRRTFSALEAGVRRTVGERVAAGPLGRPAAPATAATADLDQTRADAALPTLALLLGLPAAPVRIPRQADRRAG
- a CDS encoding AAA family ATPase; this encodes MTTETPATEPTAAAPGEVLRQHAEDAFGAELAALAARDDRPRPERWRLSPWAVATYLLGGELPDGTVITPKYVGPRRIVEVAVTTLATDRALLLLGVPGTAKTWVSEHLAAAISGDSTLLVQGTAGTPEEAVRYGWNYAQLLAHGPSRDALVPSPLMRAMADGKIARVEELTRIPADVQDSLITILSEKTLPIPELGAETQAVRGFNLIATANDRDRGVNELSSALRRRFNTVILPLPATLDEEVDIVTRRVGQLGRSLDLPELPGGAEEIRRVVTVFRELRAGVTADGRTKVKTPSGTLSTAEAISVVTNGLALATHFGDGVLRAGDVAGGILGAVVRDPVADRAVWREYVEGVVRERDGWKDFYRAAREHSN
- a CDS encoding SWIM zinc finger domain-containing protein produces the protein MEERWSTEHVLSLAPDQASLKAAGKLSGPAPWSGTGWEQGVLWGLCKGSGSTPYRAAVELATPAYKCSCPSRKFPCKHVLGLLLLWSAGTVEATEDAGQPDWVAEWMTGRQAAVEQKAARQQARTEADPAAARRRAERRSARVAAGAGELRLRLADGVRRGLADHGASAADWEQVAARMVDAQAPGLATRVRKLTHTPQSGLLAGYALLHLLAGAYARVDELPEELAATVRTRVGFTADTADLLAGPTVRDRWQVLGSRDTADERLTTRRLWLRGAKTGRPALLLAFGRPGQAPELALPTGQVLEAELAFHPGARPLRAVLGPRYGAPEAGPAEPPAGFSPAEAMAAYGTAVAADPWLESWPVVLSDVVPVLGPEGWQLTDGRSAVPVRRGSVPEQALWRLAAVSAGHPVTLFGECGHAGFAPVTAWAEHGRPVGVGQ
- a CDS encoding DUF5691 domain-containing protein, whose product is MTTPTATLGPAADGWAELETAALLGTDRRPLPDPAGPPALLAAAGAVDRTDPAVALLDLAALAAVRRRAGGQALPAPELPAAAPPDDRRELPRAAAHRLAVLVGGRTAGAAPANLAELLPQWLGAALERGYRLPPALVPALLDAARARSELRGDVVALAGPLGRWLAERNPDWRFVHRTAAESVPGPAGPQIWQEGLFAERVTYLARLRRERPEEALQLLGSTWATERAEDRVLFLDALQDGLGAADEPFLEAALTDRSKNVRATAAELLSTLPGSALATRMAERARTAVRLEGRRLTVSPPVECDAGMQRDGIPPKSPTGRGERAWWFGEIVAAAPLSLWPADTGLGPEQLLRLPVGDGESDWTDDLREAWARAAVRQQDADWARALLGPVPRPGHPGRTAGSPARLLSVLPVAERAAWAAAFVRAHGLGDAFQLLGACGTPWTPPLSTAVVAALERAAGSGAYPWSHSGVLGMTERALAPEAAPAVEALAADAAPDTAWAETFTRLAGTLRFRAAMLAELDG
- a CDS encoding cobalamin B12-binding domain-containing protein, with protein sequence MGVSGPIRVVVAKPGLDGHDRGAKVIARALRDAGMEVIYTGLHQTPEQIVDTAIQEDADGIGLSILSGAHMTLCAKVLELLRERDAEDIKVFCGGIVPPEDIVELKALGVADIFTPGTPTQDVVSWVEANLRSAG